From a single Brassica napus cultivar Da-Ae chromosome C9, Da-Ae, whole genome shotgun sequence genomic region:
- the LOC106365645 gene encoding uncharacterized protein LOC106365645 produces the protein MRSRDDDAHEADGSRSDAGSSRTDEEKHSRLGSQRSGKSQDLSDPNYASDTSSKNTTTTNTIEYTEQERAELLRRLDSIKDHLLRGGGSVVNENQQSLRPSYYYQHPYPEPYPYPGPVHGYHQDPYRRPPPVPYPNQMAPPRPYPGTHYVDIGADIVDQGTYFPATPSRYSDMPPYSPVSSHQRLYNNSPSFPSSVTSSDPRGGGGGGGYARWPSDLDSEMGGGGAFPRGYVKKAVSVSDDARLCHPLAGGAPFIACHSCFELLCLPKRKLLAQERLHKLQCGACSEVISFRIVEKKLVFSSGNEGGATESVYVEVEDRSTTNTVVAVEEQSSVDFSNSGSDFPRKDEEEEEPIRNHQNTTKSIRSESQLSDDVERLSISSESLQQKEVKSVRRRAKGSKASQPAAAPESASLLELFEYSNVNRAALAYGMAELGYHKPDKQEFFTKQDSVKPESLATETEVSYNGYSNTEISEDSNGREDSNNSNNRPRSRKGSESGSTEVTTRSSTDDQGKLLEVWVNGHLIPEERVSSAEKLAGPVQAGKYWYDYRAGFWGVMGKPCLGIIPPFIEEFSHHPMPDNCGAGNTEVKVNGRELHKRDLELLAGRGLPRDKNRSYILDISGRILDGESGEELKSLGKLAPTVDKVKHGFGMRVPRSLAS, from the exons ATGAGGTCACGAGATGATGATGCACACGAAGCAGATGGTAGTAGATCAGATGCTGGCTCTTCAAGAACCGACGAAGAAAAGCACTCGCGACTTGGGTCTCAAAGATCTGGCAAAAGCCAAGACCTTTCTGACCCAAACTACGCTTCAGACACTTCCTCTAAGAACACAACCACCACCAACACTATTGAGTACACTGAACAAGAACGTGCTGAGCTTCTTAGAAGGCTAGACTCAATAAAAGACCACCTCCTTCGTGGTGGTGGTAGTGTAGTTAACGAGAATCAGCAATCCCTCAGACCTTCTTATTACTACCAACATCCTTATCCAGAACCTTATCCTTACCCTGGACCAGTTCATGGTTATCATCAAGACCCTTATAGAAGACCGCCTCCAGTTCCTTACCCTAACCAGATGGCTCCTCCTCGTCCGTATCCTGGAACTCATTACGTTGACATTGGTGCTGATATAGTCGACCAGGGTACATACTTTCCAGCTACACCTAGTAGATACAGTGACATGCCTCCCTACAGCCCTGTTTCTTCTCACCAGAGACTCTACAACAACAGTCCGAGTTTCCCTTCTTCCGTGACCTCTTCAGATCCtcgaggtggtggtggtggtggtggttacgCTAGGTGGCCTAGTGATCTTGACTCTGAGATGGGCGGTGGTGGTGCTTTCCCTCGTGGGTATGTTAAGAAAGCTGTTTCTGTTAGCGATGACGCTCGTCTTTGCCATCCTCTCGCTGGTGGTGCTCCTTTTATAGCGTGTCATAGCTGCTTTGAGCTGTTGTGTTTGCCTAAGAGGAAGCTTTTGGCTCAGGAGAGGCTGCATAAGCTGCAATGCGGTGCTTGCTCTGAAGTTATCAGTTTCAGGATCGTCGAGAAGAAACTCGTCTTCTCTTCTGGTAATGAGGGAGGAGCAACAGAGTCTGTCTATGTAGAGGTTGAAGATAGAAGCACAACGAACACAGTGGTGGCAGTGGAAGAACAGTCTTCTGTTGATTTCAGCAACTCAGGCAGTGATTTTCCAcgtaaagatgaagaagaagaagaacctatAAGGAATCACCAGAACACAACAAAAAGCATCCGGTCTGAATCTCAGCTCTCAGATGATGTAGAAAGATTGAGCATTTCCAGTGAAAGTCTACAACAGAAGGAGGTCAAATCGGTTCGTAGACGAGCTAAAGGCTCAAAAGCTTCACAACCAGCTGCTGCTCCGGAGAGTGCAAGTCTCCTTGAACTTTTCGAATACTCTAACGTAAACCGAGCTGCGCTCGCTTACGGGATGGCAGAGTTGGGTTATCACAAGCCTGATAAGCAAGAGTTCTTCACGAAACAAGACTCGGTAAAGCCTGAATCGTTAGCTACGGAGACGGAGGTTTCTTACAACGGATACTCTAACACAGAGATCTCTGAAGACTCAAACGGAAGAGAAGACAGCAACAACAGTAACAATAGACCAAGAAGTAGAAAAGGTAGCGAGTCTGGCTCCACGGAGGTGACCACGAGGTCCTCTACTGATGACCAAGGGAAGTTGTTAGAGGTTTGGGTTAATGGACATCTTATACCTGAAGAGCGAGTTAGCAGTGCTGAGAAGTTAGCTGGACCTGTCCAAGCTGGAAAGTACTG GTATGACTACAGAGCTGGGTTCTGGGGAGTAATGGGCAAACCTTGTCTGGGTATAATACCT CCATTTATTGAGGAGTTTAGCCATCATCCAATGCCGGATAACTGCGGTGCAGGGAACACAGAAGTAAAAGTGAATGGGAGAGAGCTTCACAAGAGAGACTTGGAGTTACTAGCCGGTCGTGGTCTTCCTAGAGACAAGAACCGTTCTTACATTCTTGATATATCAGGAAGAATCCTTGATGGAGAGTCAGGGGAAGAGCTTAAAAGCCTTGGCAAATTAGCCCCAAC GGTTGATAAGGTGAAGCATGGGTTTGGTATGAGAGTTCCAAGATCATTAGCTTCGTGA
- the LOC125593229 gene encoding protein trichome birefringence-like 26, with protein sequence MEQQLTLVLLATPKGANFDEQTLHGASSSSSARSTTSSFTRTFLKFSVYFSLVALAYYFIISSFTVPPPIFIALDSPPESPSGNVSSPKCDLFTGDWIPDPSGPLYTNHSCPHIQDFQNCMLNGRPDVNYLFWRWKPRGCDLPRFSSSQFLDRVRNKWWAFIGDSIARNHVQSLICILSQVEEVEEIYHDKEFRSKIWRFPSHNFTLSVIWSPFLVKSETLGTSSDIQLYLDQLDHKWTHQYSNFDYVVISGGKWFLKATIFHESNTVTGCHYCHGKYNLTDLGYDYSYRKTLKLVRNFVRDSTHKPLVLFRTTTPDHFETAEWNAGGYCNRTMPFKEDEAKLKTVDAVMRDVELDVFQNFGEGSTNFRLLDTTGMSFLRPDGHPGPYRHPHPFAGGKVKSSVQNDCLHWCLPGPIDSWNDVMVETILNR encoded by the exons ATGGAACAACAATTAACATTAGTGTTGTTGGCTACCCCCAAAGGCGCCAACTTTGACGAACAAACCCTACACGgcgcttcctcctcctcctccgctcgctccaccacctcctccttCACTCGAACCTTCCTCAAATTCTCCGTCTACTTCTCCCTCGTCGCTCTCGCTTACTACTTCATCATCTCCAGCTTCACCGTCCCTCCTCCAATCTTCATCGCCCTTGATTCGCCGCCGGAATCTCCTTCCGGCAACG TTTCGTCGCCAAAGTGTGATCTTTTCACTGGGGATTGGATACCTGATCCGTCGGGTCCTCTCTACACCAATCACTCATGTCCTCACATTCAGGATTTTCAAAACTGTATGTTAAACGGACGCCCAGATGTGAACTATCTCTTCTGGAGATGGAAGCCTCGTGGCTGTGACCTCCCTAGGTTCAGTTCATCTCAGTTTCTCGACAGAGTCAGGAACAAATGGTGGGCTTTCATTGGAGACTCTATTGCTCGTAACCATGTCCAGTCTCTCATCTGCATCCTCTCTCAG GTAGAAGAAGTGGAGGAGATTTACCACGATAAGGAGTTCAGATCCAAGATTTGGAGATTCCCTTCTCACAACTTCACACTCTCTGTCATCTGGTCTCCTTTCCTTGTCAAATCCGAAACACTTGGCACCAGCTCTGATATCCAGCTTTACCTCGACCAGCTCGACCACAAATGGACTCACCAGTACTCGAACTTCGACTACGTTGTCATCTCCGGAGGCAAATGGTTCCTCAAAGCAACGATATTCCACGAAAGCAACACAGTCACAGGCTGCCATTACTGCCACGGTAAATACAACCTAACAGACTTGGGATACGATTACTCCTACCGCAAAACCCTGAAGCTAGTTCGAAACTTCGTCCGTGACTCAACGCACAAACCCCTGGTTCTGTTCCGGACCACAACACCTGACCATTTCGAAACCGCAGAGTGGAACGCTGGTGGGTACTGCAACAGGACGATGCCCTTTAAAGAAGACGAGGCGAAGTTGAAAACCGTTGATGCTGTGATGCGTGATGTTGAGCTTGATGTGTTTCAGAATTTTGGAGAAGGCTCGACCAACTTTAGACTGTTGGACACGACAGGGATGTCTTTTCTCCGACCAGACGGGCACCCGGGACCGTACAGGCATCCACATCCTTTTGCTGGAGGGAAGGTTAAGAGCAGTGTTCAGAATGATTGTCTGCATTGGTGCTTACCCGGTCCGATTGATTCATGGAATGATGTTATGGTGGAGACCATACTTAACCGGTAA
- the LOC125593230 gene encoding UDP-glycosyltransferase 72B1-like, translating to MRSLYKAITQHLINYKKERKKFSNHKTFKRKQKFCISMEESKAPHVAIIPSPGMGHLIPLVQFAKQLVQRHGFSVTFIVVGEGPPSKAQRTVLDSLPSSFSSVFLPPADLTDLPPTARIETRISLTVSRSNPELRRVFETFAAEGRLPTVLVVDLFGTAAFDVAVEFHVSPYIFFPSTANVLSFFLHFPKLAETMSCDFGELTEPVKFPGCVPLSGKDVLDPAQDRKNDAYKWLLHNTKRYKEAEGILVNSFVELEPNAIKALQEPGLDKPPVYPIGPLVNIGQQEGSNGVEKAECLKWLDKQPLGSVLYVSFGSGGALTLEQQNELALGLADSEQRFLWVIRSPSQVADASFFNSHSESDPLSYLPPGFLERTNGRGFMIPSWAPQAQILAHSSTGGFLTHCGWNSTLESIVSGVPLIAWPLYAEQKMNAVSLAEDIRVAIRARAGDDGVVRREEVVRVVKGLMEGEEGKCVRNKMKEMKEGASRVLSDDGSSTKALSLVALKWKDHQKGLVQNGKH from the coding sequence ATGCGCTCTCTATATAAAGCCATTACTCAACACCTCATCAAttacaaaaaagagagaaaaaagttTAGTAATCATAAAactttcaaaagaaaacaaaagttttgCATATCAATGGAGGAATCAAAAGCGCCTCACGTTGCGATCATACCGAGTCCAGGAATGGGTCACCTCATCCCACTCGTCCAGTTCGCTAAACAACTCGTTCAACGCCACGGCTTCTCCGTAACCTTCATCGTCGTCGGCGAAGGTCCACCGTCAAAAGCTCAAAGAACCGTTCTCGACTCCCTCccttcttccttctcctccGTCTTCCTCCCTCCCGCCGACCTCACCGACCTCCCTCCGACGGCTCGCATCGAGACTCGCATCTCCCTCACCGTGAGCCGTTCCAACCCCGAGCTCCGGCGAGTCTTCGAGACGTTCGCGGCGGAGGGGCGTTTGCCGACGGTGCTCGTCGTCGATCTTTTCGGTACGGCCGCTTTCGACGTAGCCGTGGAGTTCCACGTGTCGCCTTATATTTTCTTCCCATCAACGGCCAACGTCTTGTCGTTTTTTCTCCATTTCCCGAAACTCGCCGAAACGATGTCGTGTGACTTTGGTGAGTTAACCGAACCGGTTAAGTTCCCCGGGTGTGTACCGTTGTCTGGAAAAGATGTTCTTGACCCGGCTCAAGATCGGAAAAATGACGCGTACAAATGGCTTCTCCACAACACCAAGAGGTACAAAGAAGCGGAAGGGATTCTTGTGAATTCGTTTGTCGAGCTAGAGCCAAATGCTATCAAGGCCTTGCAAGAACCGGGTCTTGATAAACCACCGGTTTACCCAATCGGACCGTTGGTTAACATTGGTCAGCAAGAGGGTAGTAACGGGGTGGAAAaggccgagtgtttgaagtggtTGGATAAACAACCGCTCGGTTCGGTTTTGTATGTTTCATTTGGGAGTGGTGGTGCACTCACGCTTGAGCAGCAAAATGAGCTTGCTCTTGGTCTTGCAGACAGCGAGCAACGGTTCCTTTGGGTCATACGTAGTCCGAGTCAAGTTGCTGATGCTTCGTTTTTCAATTCACATAGCGAATCCGACCCGTTAAGCTATTTACCACCCGGTTTCTTGGAACGGACCAACGGCAGAGGCTTTATGATCCCTTCATGGGCTCCACAAGCCCAAATTCTAGCTCATTCGTCTACAGGAGGGTTTTTGACTCATTGTGGATGGAACTCGACTCTAGAGAGTATAGTAAGCGGTGTTCCGCTCATTGCATGGCCATTATACGCCGAGCAGAAGATGAATGCGGTTTCGTTGGCCGAAGATATTCGTGTTGCGATTAGAGCTCGTGCGGGGGACGATGGGGTGGTGAGAAGAGAAGAGGTGGTTAGAGTGGTTAAGGGATTAATGGAAGGTGAAGAAGGTAAATGCGTGAGGAATAAGATGAAAGAAATGAAGGAAGGAGCTAGTAGGGTGTTGAGTGATGATGGGTCCTCTACAAAGGCACTTAGTCTTGTTGCGTTAAAGTGGAAAGACCACCAAAAAGGGTTAGTGCAAAATGGCAAGCACtga